Within Pygocentrus nattereri isolate fPygNat1 chromosome 17, fPygNat1.pri, whole genome shotgun sequence, the genomic segment CCACACAGGGTCTGAATGAATACTGTTTGTATTGTACTATGAGGAGAAATTATTAAGGATTTCATCATTTTAAGTAAATAATGTATACCACCATTCTCAAACTCAGAGTAAGCTAAATGAATAATGCACATATTTGGTAGTGATGGTAGTGGTAAGTAGTggtagtggcagtagtagtagtaaagtactgggcaaatgtcagagactatccttcatttgtttaatatccagtcaaaacagccattaagtacaagtttttagtaatttttcaacatcagtaaaacaaaaaaaaacatattcagcagaaacacacagagacctcAACAAGGGGGgccttgattttctcctctctcaaacatgaaagctttaaacactgtttacctgatggtgacaggtttgtggtctatcaggtcttacACAGTTGTTAGCAGTCCTAGTTTCTCTGTATTATTAAATGGATTTCTGAACTCCagatttttatcttattttcttttgactaaTCTGAAATCCCACTTATTgcctgttttgattggaaatttgATAAACAAAGGGTGATcactgacctttgcacagtagtgtatcATTAGTaatgaacaaaaataatttaaaaaactgCAAGAAGCACAGAGAAGTAAGCCTCAGAAGGCTATTATTTACTCACATCTTGGATTGTAGTTTTCGTGTAATGTACTGATGTTGCAGTTGACCAGTCAGAAAGATTTCATTTCTTTGAATTCAAATTTActgttaaaatatacattttaatctGCAACCGGTAAAACAAATTTGATGCCGAcagaaaatatttcttttaCACATAAAACTTCAGCTACAGAGGTGTAGCATACTTTTCAGGAGTGTGTGAAATCTCTTCAGTGCTgacccaaaacaaaaacagtgtcCCTAAGCTAACTTGAGCAATTCTTGCAacactttgtttttaatttaccTTTGTCCCtctcttttcattgttttaaactTTGGAAACTATTTTCTAGTGCAAAGGTTGATTCAAGTTGACAGTTGACCACAAGCTAAGTTAAAGAGTTAATATtgtgttaatgtttattttgttccCTTGTGTAGGTTTTTATCTTGCATTCAGTTGAGCTGATATAGCAAAGCTGTATGTTTCCAAGAGTAAACATACAAAACTGTCTTGTTTGGTTGTCTTTGAAGTGAATATACATTTAAGCAGTGTTTGTTAGATGAGTACTGATCAATTGTTTCGAAATCTGACTGATGTTCAGAAATACTCTCCCAGCGCCACAAACCTCTAGTCACTACTGCAAACATCCTCTTCCCATCGTGGGCTGAATCAAAGCTTGCTATTGTCTTCACCTCATGTAATCGGTGAACCTTTAAGGGTTACAAAACATTCTCCTAGAGGCTGGAGGAATGCAcagctgcagcagagcagccGTCTCCTGCAGTGACCGTGTCTTTAGTGAGGGAGAGGACGGAGGAGATGATGGATGGATCCAGTGTCGGGGCCGAAGTTCCTTCCATGGAGCCTAGTTCCAAGATGTTCTGTTGTGGCTGGTTGAGGCGCTGCCTCCCTCTGACTTACAGAGAGGAGCTCTACCACATCCTGCGTATGACTGGACCCCTGGTGAGAAATCAGccccaacacatacacacacacacacacacattcacacacgaAGAGAATGAAGATGATATAAATCTTGTATGCTTGTTGTCTTAAGTATCCACACCATATATGTCTTTTGTTAACAGGATGGGAAAGTTGAAGAAATAAGGGATGATGTTTGTGATAGTATTGTAATGTTTGTGAAACTATTACAGATGTTATTTAGGAGCCCTGATGTGTATGCAGTATtgttaaaagtttaaaagagcCATATACAGTGCTATGAAAAAGTATTCGCCCCACCTGATTTCCttcatttttgctaatttgtcacaCTGAAATGTTTCTGATTGTGcaactaattttaatataagataaagacaacacttgagctttaggtcacaaactgatTGGGTGGAAAATCTCCTTCAGAATTTTCTGATAAAGAGCaaaattcatggttccattAGTTATGACAAGTTGTCCAGGtgctgcagaagcaaagcagtcCCAGACCATCATACTACCACCtccatgtttgactgttggtatgttgttcttatggtggaatgcagtgttagctttacaccagatgtaatAGGATCtatgtttttcaaaaagttccacctttgatttatcagtccacagaatattgtggggtttttttggcAACTGTGAGttatgttctttttggtcagcagtggtttgtgctgtggttgggatagtgtagtggttaacacctctgccttgtagactggggttcaatccccacctgggcaaaccccctacactacaccaataagagtccttgggcaagactcctaatatcgccttggcctacctatgtaaaatgattaaattgtaagccgctctggataagagcgtcagccaaatgccataaatgtgcaGCTCTCCAGTGCATGTCGTTTTTGCTCAGTCTattttcttattgtggaatcgtgtacattgaccttaactgaggcaagtgaatCCTGCAGTTCTTCAGATGTTTctctgggttcttttgtaacCTCCTGGATGAATCACTGATGcactcttggtgaaattttggtaaaCCTGACACTCCTGGAAAGTTCACCACTACTCCAGTTTTCTTCCTTTTGTGAATAAAGGCTCCcactgtggtttgctggagtcccagagccttatggctttgtaacccttttaAAGTGGTGCATGGCACTGTGTGCTGCATTTTAATACCttctagcctgcttcacattgtcagacaggttctatttaagtgatgtttacatttaacacgtctggcagtaatcatgcctgggtgtgaTCTGATCCTAATAGTCAACTAAAATTGATCTAAATAATTAACTGAATTTGGCAAACAAAAAGTTGATTTAGCAGCTAAGGGGgaatactttttcacacaggtcCAGGTAaggctgaacagcatttttccttcagtaaatgaaatcatttaaaaacagcattttttgtttacttagGTTATCATTGTCTAATATTACAAATTTGacaatctgaaacatttaattgtGACAAATACACAAAGGCTAAAGAAATTAgggaggggcaaatacttttttacagCACTGTAAGCAAACACTTTTTATTCAACAATATTTTGTAGATTAAAATATTGCTAAGAAGAATTCTTTGACATTCTTtgacatattttttttatattatttataggtGTACACTACTCTAAACTATTTGGACAAAAGTATTTGAATACACctcttaatcactgaattcaggcaTTTCATTcagtcacaggtgtataaaatcaagcacctagccatgcaatCTGCCTTTACAGACATGTGTGAAATAATGCGTTGTTCTatagagctcactgaattcgagcgtggtactgtaataggatgtcaccattgcaacaagtcagtttgcgAAATATCTTCCTTCCTTGATATTCCATGATCAaatgtgagtggtattattcaaaagtggaagcatttaggaatcacagcaactcagccatgaagtctgaatgtaaagttacagagtggGGTCGCCGAGTGCCAATGTGCATagtgcataaaaatcatcaacatcagcattactcctctggcattaacatcagcacaaaactGTGTGCTGGGGGCTTCATGCCATGGCTTTCCATGCTGAGCAGATGTAAGCAAGtcttatatcaccaagcacaattcCAAGCATCAGATGGAGTGGTGCAAAGCAcgtcaccactggactctggagcagtagaCATATTTTATGGAGTATAAagatattctgtggagtgacaaatcatgcttctgtATCTGGCAGTCTATtggatgagtctgagtttggcgaatgccaggagaatgttacctgcaTAATCTTGCCTCCAACTGTAAAGTGAAGCATGGTGATGGAAATGTTATAatttggggctgctttgctgcctcaggGCCTTGCCAACTTGCAATCAAAGAATTGACTATGAATTCTCTTTCATACCAAAGAGTGCTTGAGGAGAATGTATTACTATCTCTAAAAATGTTGAAGCTGAAGAAGTGGACCTTCTAACACGATAATGGTCCCAAACATACAAGTAAATCCACTCAGGAATGGCTCAAAAGTAGAGGGTTATTGAATGGCCTAGTTAAAGCCCAGATCTGAATGCTATTGAAATGATGTGGGGATTTGAAATGGGCTGTACATGCAAGAAACCCCTCAAATACTACAGAGTTGAAAGAATTCTACATGGAAGCATGGACTCCAGATGTCAGAAACTGGTAGACAGTTATAGAAATGCCTACTTAAAGTTGTCTCTGGCAAGGGGGGCAGTATCAGTTACTGAAGCCAAAGCTGTGCTTACTTTTCCAACAGACAAAATTACATCTCAGGTAttgtagtttttaaataaatgatttcatAGTTGAATTTCCATTGATATTTGTTCTATGACATAATATTTATCTCCACATACTGCTTCACTGAACATCAGATGCTGATAAGTCCACATTTCTCAAAATGGAGAAACATTTCACTACATGTTCTTACTTCTTcacatgactgtgtgtgtttttactgcagtgtgtgtatatatgtatgtgcttCTTCacacttcagtgtttttgtatATACAAATTTTGTATGTccatattcattttttcacattaCTTGAAAATACCAGCTGGGGAAAATACGTAATGACTGGATTGCTAGAAGTAATCCAGAACTGCAATAAATCTATTTACATTAGCTTAaatcaaaacttttgcatatattaATGTTTTCCATATTCTCTATGTCTTCTGTATATGTACAATTCTGTATATCTTCTATACaatacacatggaaaatatATTCTACATCTTATAAAGtatattctaaaaaaaaaggatttgtgCTGTTATTGTACATTGTTAAATTTGCTGTTAAGCACTGTGTAGTTCTTTGTTCTTCAAGATCCCATTGATTCTTTCATCTCTGTTGGCAAAATATTGCTGTGTTTGTATCCCCAGCTTGTGTGTCGGTTCCTGAAtttcctccttttctttgtGGTCACAATGTTTTGTGGCCGTCTGGGGAACAATGTGCTGGCAGGTTATGGTATGGCTTCAGCTGTGAGTCTCCCACTGTGGCTCTTCATCTATATAAAAATTCTTATTGATTTTTTAGATCATTTAGTAAAATAACACACTTCCTATGACTATTTTAAGGTAGATTATAACATGAGGGATGATAACACTGGTATATCATTTCAGATTACAGATTTATGAGAACTGTTCATATTAACTTGCTTTTCAGACAATAAATGTAACCACTGCAGCAACTGGGTTGGGACTCGCTTTAGCCTGTGATACACTGGTTTCACAGGTATGTGAATGTTAGAACTgtcacacattttctgcaagttcattaaccccttaaaatcccaggcttaagGCATACTAAGGCTTAATCAGTAACTATAcagactacaatgcaaactacCTGAACTATTCTAAGGTTATGGAAGTACATTAAAACTCTGGGCCTGCTTGGTCATTTTAGGTGTTAAATAATCATAAATGCCTTATTTAAATTCAGCATTTGACATGTTGCTTTAGTTTGTAATACACATATATAGAAATATTAGGAATGCTCAACACTATGAATGGGGAGATATGGGGAGGATCCTTTGAGTTGATTTTAGCTTTGTTTGCATGGGAATTCTATGAGAACACTTCAGATCAAGTCTGGACTACTTAACAGTGCAGGAAGACATATGGGCAACACCTGCACAAAAGCTTCTAGCAGTGATATGAGTGCTCATGAGAAATGAATGTGGGTGTGAAAATGCATGCGTCTATGTGAAGGTTCTAATTTTGgaatgttaaaatgaattacaatTATGGTTGCAAGCaagcatttattatttatccaaaatataaaaatccaaaaacagCTTGGTGTGTTGTTTTCATTGTCTATAGTCCACTACTGTTTAAACAGTACCTCCAGTCATGTCTATATGTTCAATGTCTTTTTACAAATGATTtgaaactgaacaaaaataatgaacaaaTTATGGTTTCTTTCGATTTCATGATGCTTTAAATTGTTTCCTTAAGAGCTACAATGCAAGCTCATCCTTGCGCGCCTATTAACAAAGCTTTTGCCGGTGTTTTCCTGCAGACGTTTGGGAGTAAGAATCTGCTGCGAGTGGGGGTGATCCTGCAGAGGGGCATTCtgatcctgctgctcttctgcCTGCCGTGCTGGGCTCTGCTTATCAACTCCCAGCCCCTTCTGCTCCTGCTGGGACAGGACCCTGAGGTGGCCAGGTGACTGATTTAAACTTAGTCTTGCCTTAAAAAGTGAGATTATGAACTCATTTTGATCCTCATTTGGCTAAAAGAAATTGAGAGCAAACACTGAATGACGGCTGTGGTGGCCTATTTGATACTGTATCTATATTTTGAACTGACTGGAAAATAATTTTTCATAACAGTTGAATGTAACATTGCTCAAAATCTCATGTGGCATCTGCTGAAATGTACATGTTTGTTGAGCTTTTTTAATGGATACCTGCTCAGTGGAAACACAGCAGTGATTCGGGTCTTGTTTCTTTCAGGATAGCACAGCTTTATATTGTTGCTTACCTTCCTGCTGTTCCAGTAAGACTCCAGTTtcattgtattatattttccaaatgaaatgacctgaaatgaaatgacatgtttgtttgtttttgttttcatatgcACAGGCAATGTTCCTGTACCAGCTGCAGTTGTCTTACCTGCAAAATCAGGTTGGTTGAATGAGATAAATAGCTGTAGAACAGAAGTACGGCAGCATAATGTGAGCTGCgtgtttaaagcctgtttaaataGCTTAACTACATCTGTGTCCAGGGTGTGATTTTCCCTCAAATGTACGCATCTCTGGTGGCCAATATTGTGAATGTGCTAGCTAACTACGTCTTGCTATTTTGGTTGGATCTTGGAGTACAGTGAGTGTGCTTTGTATCCTTCACTTTAAAGCTCCAGTGTGCTTTTgataaaatacagatttttctcattttttgcaTGTGTGCTTGTATTTCAGTGGATCTGCAGCAGCAAACAGTTTTGCTCATTTCTTCAGCTGCATTGTTATATTTGCTTATATTTGTTTAAAGAAACTCCATGTGAAAACATGGGGAGGTGAGTCTGTccctttacattttatatttaattgcaATAGAGCAGCCTGCCTCAGCTGCTTACACTAGCGTTTAATTTAGCATGCACTGGAGGAGGACGTGTGACAATATGTGAATGTTATTGTGATGCTATATTTTCTTGAGCATATAACGGGTTTTAAGAGACATGAAAAAGCCCAATTTGGTCCAATTATACAGAGACTTTAAATATTAACTGTAGCTCTAACCCAGTTTGgcatgtaattttatttttttttacgttttctttgttttttctccttttcatcatttatattgtgtattgtgccTTCAGGTATTGTGATGATATATTTTTATCATATGGCAGCGCTGCACTTTCACTGCTGTTACAGGCTGGTCCTCAGAGTCACTGCAGGACTGGGGGTCCTACATGAAGCTGGCTATTCCTAGCACACTAATGACATGCTTTGAATGGTGGATCTATGAGATTGGGGGATTCTTAGCAGGTGGTTTcattcaatgcatcactttaacccttagaagtcaacAATTATTCCATAATTATTCCCTGTTCCAAAATACATTTACTGTTATTCAAAGTGTTGATGAAGCATGAATGAATAATATGAAATTTAAGCAAATTGCAATGCCTATTCATACATTAAGTATTCCTGTATTGTTCATGCACAGTAATATTACAGTACAATTACAATATTGCATATTGACACAGGATGATCAGCTTGTGAAACTGATGAGCATGTTTCATATAGGAAAGTGAAATTTCCTTATTTTGGATTGTTTTTGTTGGAATCATGAATGCTTTTTACATATTATTAAAGGCTTGATAATGAGGAAATAaggaacatttattttaatgtagtcATGATCAAATCATGAATGTTATAATAAGTGTGTTTtcaattaattatattatatactgtttatttttttatattaaatacataTGATATTTAATGACTGTTTCAAAGTGATTGCCATTGTAATGGACTGTTACcctactgtttatgaatatgtcATGAATGCTTCATGTCCATATAGTTCCTGTAAAGCGTTGGCTATGTGGCTATGtgattatacacacacacacacattcacacacacacatatgtatatgatAACTGACTTTTAAGGGtaaaatatttaagcattttcATTAGTTGGCCTGACTTTCCTCTTTCTCACAGGAATGCTGGGAGAGGTGGACCTGGCTGCTCAGCACGTGGTCATAATGCTGGCTTATATAAATTACATGGTAATGTAGGAATGTAATCTTGAAATGACTCATTCATCGCTGTGGTGTTGACTCTGtaaagcattaataaagttgGCTGAGATAAACATCAGCTAAGGCAAATGTTCAAGCATACTTTCGCTGAGTTGGCGTTTATAGAAACTACCAGTGTGCCAACTTTGctttttcacacatgcacatacacgtGTCTTTTCAGCACAGACTGGGTGGCTTGACAGGTTACCTGTTTTCTCTTAAATTTGAGCCGTTTTTGATTCTATCTTAAATGTATGcaattgtttgttttgtgcatgtgttttgtttCTGATACATATAGATTCCATTGGGTGTGCAAGGTGCagcttgtgtgcgtgtgggtaaTGCATTAGGTGCTGGAGACACTGCTGGAGCCATCCTTACTAGCAAGGTTTCTCTCATCTGTGCAGGTGAGAGAACTATgcattgctttattttattattacgcCATCAGTTATAGTCTGTGCTTCAAAGGACTTGACCCTAACTCTTGCATTTGCAGCTGTGTTGGCGATCATTCAGGGTCTTGTGCTTGGCTCAACAAAAACAGTTATTGGCTTTATGTTCACCTCTGATGAGTAAGTCTTTGCTAGTCTTTCTTCGTTTTTCTTCAAATCAACTACAGAAAGGGCACATTTTGTTTGTGAGAGAAACCTTAACCGCTGCATATGTTTGCCTTCATTTTCAGGAGCATAGCAGAGTTAGTCTCTGAACTAATGAGTATCTACTGCCCTCTTCAGTTCTTTAATGGAATATTGGTGAGTTATGATCTGAAGTACTGGCACCTAAAACGTACAGGCAGCATACACAACATAGTATCTTATGAATGtgaattatatatatagatactACTTAAAGTGCTTTTAAACTTGAAATCCTACCACAATTCTGCATTTCTGCTCCAGTAAAATGCTTTCCAgtcatagtaataataataataataatactcatAACATCTTTATcatataaaacaatacattacATCAGCTTCACCATTTTAGAGACCTATACATAACAAGACACCATAATAATTCAGCACCCTCGTTAACTATGGTTTTATACTTATAGaatgtgagtttgtgtttattattttcctaGTGTGTTGGCATGGGCATTGTCATGGGGACTGGACAGCAGAAGATAGCAGCCATTGCTAACTTGTTTGGTTACTACTGCATTGGACTTCCACTGAGCATCACTCTGACCTTTCCAGCTAAGCTACAAGTTGCTGGTTTGTTCGTTTTTCTTGACTGCACCCACATGA encodes:
- the LOC108425892 gene encoding multidrug and toxin extrusion protein 1-like isoform X1, coding for MMDGSSVGAEVPSMEPSSKMFCCGWLRRCLPLTYREELYHILRMTGPLLVCRFLNFLLFFVVTMFCGRLGNNVLAGYGMASATINVTTAATGLGLALACDTLVSQTFGSKNLLRVGVILQRGILILLLFCLPCWALLINSQPLLLLLGQDPEVARIAQLYIVAYLPAVPAMFLYQLQLSYLQNQGVIFPQMYASLVANIVNVLANYVLLFWLDLGVHGSAAANSFAHFFSCIVIFAYICLKKLHVKTWGGWSSESLQDWGSYMKLAIPSTLMTCFEWWIYEIGGFLAGMLGEVDLAAQHVVIMLAYINYMIPLGVQGAACVRVGNALGAGDTAGAILTSKVSLICAAVLAIIQGLVLGSTKTVIGFMFTSDESIAELVSELMSIYCPLQFFNGILCVGMGIVMGTGQQKIAAIANLFGYYCIGLPLSITLTFPAKLQVAGFWLGLLVAVFLLSIFFIVIIFKLNWKKMTDEAIKRTGKGKNVTHTDFRSSHRLSDSFFLAVTNADIQNGNGYQIVSSRDQDEERRNPPAQESVSQEEGKSAAPLSTSQLIIRRGLTTLAAVIILAAGIAAHLILPLPEVAYVTNSTLDWGNFTSPPPVTTQTLAF
- the LOC108425892 gene encoding multidrug and toxin extrusion protein 1-like isoform X2, with the protein product MMDGSSVGAEVPSMEPSSKMFCCGWLRRCLPLTYREELYHILRMTGPLTINVTTAATGLGLALACDTLVSQTFGSKNLLRVGVILQRGILILLLFCLPCWALLINSQPLLLLLGQDPEVARIAQLYIVAYLPAVPAMFLYQLQLSYLQNQGVIFPQMYASLVANIVNVLANYVLLFWLDLGVHGSAAANSFAHFFSCIVIFAYICLKKLHVKTWGGWSSESLQDWGSYMKLAIPSTLMTCFEWWIYEIGGFLAGMLGEVDLAAQHVVIMLAYINYMIPLGVQGAACVRVGNALGAGDTAGAILTSKVSLICAAVLAIIQGLVLGSTKTVIGFMFTSDESIAELVSELMSIYCPLQFFNGILCVGMGIVMGTGQQKIAAIANLFGYYCIGLPLSITLTFPAKLQVAGFWLGLLVAVFLLSIFFIVIIFKLNWKKMTDEAIKRTGKGKNVTHTDFRSSHRLSDSFFLAVTNADIQNGNGYQIVSSRDQDEERRNPPAQESVSQEEGKSAAPLSTSQLIIRRGLTTLAAVIILAAGIAAHLILPLPEVAYVTNSTLDWGNFTSPPPVTTQTLAF
- the LOC108425892 gene encoding multidrug and toxin extrusion protein 1-like isoform X3, with translation MMDGSSVGAEVPSMEPSSKMFCCGWLRRCLPLTYREELYHILRMTGPLTFGSKNLLRVGVILQRGILILLLFCLPCWALLINSQPLLLLLGQDPEVARIAQLYIVAYLPAVPAMFLYQLQLSYLQNQGVIFPQMYASLVANIVNVLANYVLLFWLDLGVHGSAAANSFAHFFSCIVIFAYICLKKLHVKTWGGWSSESLQDWGSYMKLAIPSTLMTCFEWWIYEIGGFLAGMLGEVDLAAQHVVIMLAYINYMIPLGVQGAACVRVGNALGAGDTAGAILTSKVSLICAAVLAIIQGLVLGSTKTVIGFMFTSDESIAELVSELMSIYCPLQFFNGILCVGMGIVMGTGQQKIAAIANLFGYYCIGLPLSITLTFPAKLQVAGFWLGLLVAVFLLSIFFIVIIFKLNWKKMTDEAIKRTGKGKNVTHTDFRSSHRLSDSFFLAVTNADIQNGNGYQIVSSRDQDEERRNPPAQESVSQEEGKSAAPLSTSQLIIRRGLTTLAAVIILAAGIAAHLILPLPEVAYVTNSTLDWGNFTSPPPVTTQTLAF